Proteins encoded in a region of the Ptychodera flava strain L36383 chromosome 4, AS_Pfla_20210202, whole genome shotgun sequence genome:
- the LOC139130785 gene encoding uncharacterized protein, whose amino-acid sequence MNTTKNETSLVCNLVPVTFTSPPPSNVTNAPTQPTNTTMSANTTESTATTAQPMVLECINVTGEVVVSVPVNTSNIEGRYYTINIPGSCEDYEVRYQCQREIGNYLGCFDDTEVSSTSNTNLPNLTPDDCKYYCSAGGYRLAAIQSSSNLCSCSNSLSSLPIQYDQCSLTCSSLPCGGTTAKSVYLTECNMNFGLSTNQMDGTKLHNNDGSDDYGTWYTTMTGGDVTLFNYTNAGSQMDLVLRIDLESEKTVSLIQTDGMYVNVEELHGGVNSFYVGYQHDADHDIEFYMDHGSSAATLFTVSDLTSAVDHKLNRLITARFLYIYVLTYEYFPGLKVELKGCAD is encoded by the exons ATGAACACCACCAAGAATGAGACCTCTTTGGTCTGTAACCTTGTTCCTGTGACATTCACAAGCCCACCACCGTCTAATGTCACCAACGCTCCGACACAGCCAACCAACACCACGATGTCAGCAAACACCACAGAGAGTACAGCTACCACAGCCCAACCAATGGTTTTAGAGTGTATCAATGTCACCGGTGAGGTTGTCGTCAGTGTACCTGTTAACACTAGCAACATAGAAGGCCGTTATTACACTATCAATATTCCAGGCTCATGTGAAGATTATGAAGTTCGGTATCAATGCCAACGAG AGATTGGAAATTATCTAGGATGCTTTGATGACACTGAAGTCTCTTCAACATCCAATACCAATCTGCCAAATCTGACTCCTGATGATTGCAAATATTACTGTTCAGCTGGTGGTTATCGCTTGGCTGCCATTCAGTCCTCCTCCAACCTGTGTTCATGTTCCAATTCACTGTCATCATTGCCAATACAATACGACCAGTGTTCTCTGACTTGTTCTTCATTGCCATGTGGTGGTACCACAGCCAAGTCTGTCTACTTAACAG AATGCAACATGAACTTTGGCttatcaaccaatcagatggATGGTACTAAACTCCATAACAACGATGGTAGTGATGACTATGGGACTTGGTACACCACCATGACAGGCGGTGATGTCACACTCTTCAATTACACCAATGCTGGTTCACAAATGGATCTCGTTTTGAGGATCGACTTAGAGAGTGAGAAGACAGTCAGCTTGATACAGACAGATGGCATGTACGTCAACGTTGAAGAGCTTCATGGAGGCGTCAATAGTTTCTATGTTGGTTATCAACATGACGCTGATCATGATATAGAGTTCTATATGGACCATGGGTCATCAGCAGCCACT CTGTTTACAGTGTCAGACCTGACCAGTGCAGTGGACCACAAACTGAACAGATTGATAACTGCACGATTTCTCTACATTTACGTCCTGACTTACGAATACTTCCCAGGATTGAAGGTGGAACTGAAAGGATGTGCAGATTAA